One window of Atribacter laminatus genomic DNA carries:
- a CDS encoding corrinoid protein has protein sequence MAEVLEQLAKELFAGNAKGVAELTNKALAEGLKPSEVLNDGLIKGMGEVGVKFKANEIYVPEVLIAARAMKAGMEILKPKLAESGVEPVAKMIIGTVKGDLHDIGKNLVAMMMEGAGFEIIDLGIDVPAEKFIQAVKDNQPQLIGMSALLTTTMVQIKENIKAFQDAGVRNNVKVLIGGAPVTQKFTDEVGADGYSPDAASAVDKAKELLGIA, from the coding sequence GGAAATGCTAAAGGTGTAGCCGAGCTAACCAACAAAGCATTAGCAGAAGGCCTTAAACCTTCTGAAGTACTGAATGATGGTCTTATCAAAGGAATGGGCGAAGTTGGTGTTAAATTTAAAGCCAATGAAATTTATGTTCCCGAGGTATTAATTGCTGCCCGTGCTATGAAAGCTGGTATGGAGATTTTAAAACCAAAATTAGCCGAAAGTGGAGTAGAACCGGTAGCAAAAATGATCATCGGTACGGTAAAGGGAGACCTTCATGATATCGGAAAAAATTTAGTTGCCATGATGATGGAAGGAGCTGGTTTTGAAATAATCGATCTTGGCATTGATGTCCCGGCTGAAAAATTTATCCAAGCAGTAAAAGATAATCAACCACAACTCATCGGGATGTCAGCTTTGTTAACCACCACCATGGTCCAAATCAAAGAAAACATTAAGGCTTTCCAGGATGCTGGAGTAAGAAATAATGTAAAAGTATTAATTGGAGGAGCTCCAGTTACTCAGAAGTTTACAGATGAGGTCGGTGCTGATGGTTATTCACCAGATGCCGCATCAGCCGTAGACAAAGCAAAAGAACTATTAGGTATTGCGTAA
- a CDS encoding formate--tetrahydrofolate ligase: protein MMSDLEIAQRSNMKPISEVASLIGLSDDDYELYGKYKAKVSLDVLDKFHDRPLGKYIDVTAITPTPLGEGKTVTTIGLAMGLNAIGKKSIVCIRQPSLGPVFGIKGGAAGGGYSQVIPMEDFNLHLTGDTHAVSLAHNLLAAFIDNHLHHGNELNINPFTISWPRVVDVSDRALRKIVLGLGGKENGVPRESGFDISVASEVMAILALTTDLSDIRKRLGRIVIGYNKKKQPVTAEDLKCAGSMAVLMKDAIKPNLLQTLENTPCLVHAGPFANIAHGNSSILADQIALRLTDYVVTESGFGADCGMEKFMDIKCRYSGLKPNCVVMVCSIRALKMHSGKYKVVPGKPLDPGLAQEDIEAITQGSENLIKQIENARYFGIPVVVAINAFTSDTPKEIEAVRKISIENGAFDAVISEVWAKGGEGGKDLAQAVARACDNGGDFQFLYPLDAPIKDKIHAIATKIYGADGVVYESVAEKKIKLFTEMGWDTLPICMAKTHLSLSHDPKLLGRPRDYKLPIRDIRPSIGAGFLYPLCGEMRTMPGLPSKPAGNAVDFDEDGNVVGLF from the coding sequence ATGATGAGCGATCTTGAAATCGCCCAGCGCTCAAATATGAAGCCAATTTCAGAAGTTGCCAGCTTAATTGGTTTAAGCGATGATGATTATGAACTCTATGGAAAATATAAAGCAAAAGTATCACTCGATGTCTTGGACAAGTTTCACGATCGACCCTTAGGAAAGTATATTGATGTAACGGCTATCACACCAACTCCGTTAGGAGAAGGAAAGACAGTTACCACCATAGGATTAGCCATGGGTTTAAATGCCATTGGCAAAAAGAGCATCGTCTGTATTCGTCAACCTTCTCTTGGTCCAGTATTTGGAATTAAGGGTGGAGCAGCTGGCGGTGGGTACTCCCAGGTTATTCCCATGGAGGATTTTAATCTCCATTTAACCGGGGATACTCATGCCGTATCTTTAGCTCATAATCTTCTTGCCGCTTTTATTGATAATCATCTTCATCACGGCAATGAATTGAATATTAACCCATTTACAATAAGCTGGCCTCGAGTTGTTGATGTAAGCGATCGAGCACTTCGAAAAATTGTCCTTGGTTTAGGCGGGAAAGAAAATGGAGTTCCTCGAGAATCCGGTTTCGATATCTCGGTTGCTTCCGAGGTCATGGCAATTTTAGCTCTGACGACCGATTTATCGGATATTCGAAAGCGATTAGGACGAATTGTTATTGGTTATAACAAAAAGAAACAACCGGTAACTGCGGAAGATTTGAAATGTGCTGGTTCGATGGCAGTTTTAATGAAAGATGCCATTAAACCCAATCTTCTCCAAACCTTAGAAAATACTCCATGTCTGGTTCACGCTGGTCCATTTGCCAACATCGCTCATGGCAACAGTTCTATTCTCGCTGACCAAATCGCTCTTCGTCTAACCGACTACGTTGTAACCGAGAGTGGTTTCGGAGCTGATTGTGGAATGGAAAAGTTCATGGATATTAAATGTCGATATAGTGGGCTCAAACCCAATTGCGTGGTAATGGTGTGTTCCATTCGAGCATTAAAAATGCACAGTGGAAAATATAAAGTCGTACCAGGAAAACCACTGGATCCTGGTTTAGCTCAAGAAGATATTGAAGCTATTACCCAAGGCTCAGAAAATTTAATTAAACAGATCGAAAATGCCCGCTACTTTGGAATACCAGTAGTCGTTGCTATTAACGCCTTTACCTCCGATACTCCAAAAGAAATTGAAGCGGTCAGAAAAATATCCATAGAAAATGGTGCCTTCGATGCAGTGATTTCCGAAGTATGGGCTAAAGGTGGAGAAGGAGGAAAGGATCTAGCTCAAGCAGTTGCTCGGGCGTGCGACAATGGAGGAGATTTTCAATTCCTCTATCCTCTTGATGCTCCAATCAAAGATAAAATCCACGCCATCGCGACCAAAATTTATGGAGCAGACGGAGTGGTTTACGAAAGTGTTGCTGAGAAAAAAATCAAACTGTTCACCGAAATGGGATGGGATACTCTCCCTATTTGCATGGCAAAAACTCATCTTTCTCTTTCCCATGACCCCAAACTACTAGGTCGTCCAAGAGATTACAAATTACCAATTCGCGATATTCGACCTTCAATTGGTGCTGGTTTCCTTTACCCACTTTGTGGTGAGATGAGAACCATGCCTGGTCTTCCCTCTAAACCGG